The stretch of DNA AATTCACAACTTATTCATGAATCACAATACGGATATTTTGCCTTATTGCCGCTTTCCACCTTATTCCAAGCACTCTTTTAGCCACATCGCGGGCAGATCTCTCCGATGTCGTGCTCGACCAATAGCAATATCAGCTAAATATATTAACCGACTACCACATAAGTGAACCTGCCGCGTGCTTCTGATAAAATAAGTTACGACTAGCATGGCGAGCATTTCCAGGAATTGCCCATATCTACCGGGAGCCATATATGCCTCTTAACGTTATTATCGGTCCAGCGCGGAGCGGGAAGAAAAATGTGCTGTTTGAGCGCTTTATCGATCGGCTCGATGATACTCCTCTTCTTCTCGTGCCCAGCGAAACCGAAGCCATCTCTATTCGAAGGGAGCTCCTTCAGGCTCTTAATGCGGCTGTAGGGATAAGCATCACAACGTATGATGAATTTCTAGATCAGTTGGCAAAAAGTGCAGAAATAACCCAGCACCGAATCGACCCCATCCAGCAGGAGTTTATTGTGAGGCGAATCGTCGAAGACGCCGACCTCACTTCGCTTGCCAAATCGGCCCGATATCCGGGCTTTAGTAAGGCTCTAATCTACCTATTTAACGATTTAAAGCAGGGCATGAACACTCCTGAAAAACTCAAAGAGGCCTTTGCGAAGTGGGCCGGGAACAGCTTTAGGGCTGCTAATTATCTCAATGATATCCTTAAGCTGTACCAAAGCTACTTGGAGGAGCTTCAAAACCTCAACCTACTTGATGAGCAGCTTCTTCGCTGGGAAATTGTTGATGCGCTTGAGAACGGCGAATTTGTGGAAACCCGCCCGATTTTTCTATACGGGTTTGATGATTTCACCACCAGCCAGCGGCGAATCATAGAACTTCTAAGCCTCAACGCGAACATCACATTTGCGCTCACCTTCGAAGATACGGATGCCTTCCTTGGCCGAAAAGAGGCGGTCGAGGAGCTCGTGAACGCCGCGGACAGCGTAGCCTGGACGAGCGCGGGCTTACCCGGGGGCGATCCCAAGCCGGTATTACAACCCAACTTTCTCGTAGCCGCCGGCGAGCGGGGCGAGATTGAGCTCGTTGGCGCCAAAATCCTAGAGCTCATCAGAAAAGATGGCTTTAAACCCGAGGAGATAGCGGTGATCATGCGAGAACCGAGCAGGTATGCTCGCACCCTCATCCAGGTGTTTGAGGATTTCGCTCTCCCCTATTCGTTGAGCGAGCTGACGCCACTTGGCCAAAGCTCACTGGGACGTGCGATGCTGGCACTTTTAAGCTTCTGCTATGCATCGAAAGATATTGCCGACCTTGTCACCTATCTGCGAATTCGCTATATAAACAAGCAAAGTGAAATCGACCGGTTTGCGCGAGAAGTAAGGCTTAATAGAATTGTTGAGACGCACGAAGTGCTCGATCTCTGGGCACAGGTATCCGGTATCGGTGCGAAAGAGATCAACGATCTTATGGCAATCGGCAATTTCTCGGAGATGGTACCACTGGTACGCTCGATCGGCTCCGAGCTCCTCACCTGTATCTTGGTAAGCAATTTGGATTCGAGCAACAGGCCGGATGGCAACAACGCACCCATATTTACCTACGATGAGAAGGCCGGCCTAAAGGCGCTATCGGTTATTGAAGACACACTTAACAGTCTTGGCGGGCTTGTGTCTGTTGACCCCAAATTCAACCCGGACCTAGCCGATGTTTATAAAATCCTTTCAAGCACCGAGATGCGTGTCAACCGCGAGGCAGAGGCCGAAAAGGT from Candidatus Aquicultor sp. encodes:
- a CDS encoding PD-(D/E)XK nuclease family protein, with the protein product MPLNVIIGPARSGKKNVLFERFIDRLDDTPLLLVPSETEAISIRRELLQALNAAVGISITTYDEFLDQLAKSAEITQHRIDPIQQEFIVRRIVEDADLTSLAKSARYPGFSKALIYLFNDLKQGMNTPEKLKEAFAKWAGNSFRAANYLNDILKLYQSYLEELQNLNLLDEQLLRWEIVDALENGEFVETRPIFLYGFDDFTTSQRRIIELLSLNANITFALTFEDTDAFLGRKEAVEELVNAADSVAWTSAGLPGGDPKPVLQPNFLVAAGERGEIELVGAKILELIRKDGFKPEEIAVIMREPSRYARTLIQVFEDFALPYSLSELTPLGQSSLGRAMLALLSFCYASKDIADLVTYLRIRYINKQSEIDRFAREVRLNRIVETHEVLDLWAQVSGIGAKEINDLMAIGNFSEMVPLVRSIGSELLTCILVSNLDSSNRPDGNNAPIFTYDEKAGLKALSVIEDTLNSLGGLVSVDPKFNPDLADVYKILSSTEMRVNREAEAEKVHVLRVHRSRGRSYRAVFLLGLNEGSFPQSTSEDPFFNLEERKQLASYDLEIDTRGGDIAEERYLFYIAATRATERLFLSYQSVNSNGRALLKSSFLSDLQESIDEDDLIKLTMRRYLSDVVFNGNLVSIPSAKEAIRLAASCHSKQPNLTKTVIESIGGSHQLGGILARVPSPPARFISTGARELISNRDTFSITELESFANCPFKWYVERMLKPQAIEVELDALNKGSILHSTLEKFYRALPERFGVGKPVKDKLDDMESFLVEIFEEEFGHEAADTKSVDAKFSRHEMAENLKRFIRAEAVRSTGFTPGLFEASFGLPAEEYNNEHKQECLVLEDGTKIRGKIDRIDIDENNRAVVIDYKSRGIPSAKDIESGKSLQVSLYIEAVKKLWGLHPVAGGYLSIARINAEGMYNSDAIEKTALPLRAAKSDEEFEAILSNALEKTGEIAGRIRNGSFAPADDADCTFCELTHICRKGRA